The Flavobacteriales bacterium genome contains the following window.
CTGAACGGGATCCGCTCAAAGCACACCCTGCTGGTATCCGATGCCTGCTTCAGCGGAGATATCTTCCGTGGTAACAGCGTAGGGGTTCCGTTCAATGAATCGGCGAAGTACTATGGGGAGGTGGACAACCTCAAATCACGACAGGCCCTTACCTCGGGTGGGCTCGAGCCTGTCATGGATGGTGGTCGGGATGGGCACTCCGTCTTTGCTTATTACTTCTTGAAATCCCTACGTGATGGCACCGCACAGTACCTGGATGTCGCCGGATTGTTTGAGAAGCTGAAAGTGGCGGTGGTTAATAACTCCGATCAGACACCCAACCTGCAACCCATCAAGAACACCGGTGATGAAGGAGGACAATTTGTGTTCATCAAAAAATAAAACAGTTATTTCCCCGGCTATTTAATCATCACCGGGGAAATTAACCGACTCTCACCGCTACTCACTCGAATGAAGTAAAGTCCTGGATTTTCATTGAGGTATATTGGAAATACACCATCGCCATCGACCCTGGAATTGGTCTCATAAACTTTTTTTCCGAGCACATTAAAGACTTCAATATCTACAGTGCCCTGGATGTTGCTGACCTCAACCCGGAATGCCCCGTCTGTCGGATTAGGGAATAGCCACATAGCAGGAAGTGCAGTCGAATGGCCGGGATTGTTGTCTCCGGTTGAGGTGCACTCCGGGTCCTGGTCAGATTTCACTTCTATGGTTGCAGTTGCTCTCGGGCTGGAACAGGATTGGCCAGAAACCTCCCAGTCATAGAAGTAATAATAAAATCCATTGCAATCGTTCGCATCATAGGTGTTACATGTGATGGATACATACCCTGAGCCATCGGAATACGGGTAGGTAATGCCAGTCCCTTTTTCCCTGTATAGATCGTTGTTTGCTGCGGCCAGTAATTTGTATCCGGTACCGGCAGATATATTCCAGTTAAGGTTAACACGGTGTTCACCGGCGGCAATCGGGCCGGTAAAAGTTTCCAGAACGGTGCCCCCGCTTGTGGTTAGTTTGAATGTTTTATTTCCACCTATGTTTACATATACTTTTACGGATTTCAATGTGATGTCCTTCAAGGCGTCGAACACCAGTCCTTCTTCCGTTGTGCTGTAATAGCCGCCGTTGTTTGATACTGCGTTGTTGACCATCCCCACATTATCCGGAACGCCTCCTGCGGATTGCTCTTCCACATAGTAGGTTGTGGTGACCGTCGGTCTCGGATTGATGGTCACCGGACTTCCTGTTCCGACAACGTTACCGCCGGTGTTGCTGTCATACCATACAAGATTGCCTCCGTAATTGCCGGTCGCGGTTAGCTCTGGTGCTTCCGATGGACACAGGATAAGGTCTGCGGTTGAGGGTGCATTCTTCAAAAGTGAGATGGTGATGTATGCCGCTTTTGTTTCGCTGTCACTCCCGATGCTGTTGGTGGCCGTGAGCTTGACCGTGTACGTTCCTGAGCTGGCATAGGTATGGGTGGGGTTCTGACTGGAGGATGTTTGTCCGTCGCCGAAATCCCACAACCATTGATTGGGTGAGTTGGTGGATTGATCACCAAATGAAACCACACCGGTACATTTATTTTTGTTGATGGTTTCAAAATCTGCTACGGGGGGTACATTCACTGTGCAGCCTTCATCCAGGCATGAGCGGCTGTCGCGGTGTGCTTCGATCCTGCTGCGGGTACCACTGGTTACCGTTCGGTTGGTGGGTGCTGTTGAGTTGTTTCCATAAATAGATGGAGACATCATGTATTGCGCATTGTCCTGAACATGGATGGCATTCCAGGTATGTCCCAGTTCATGTATCCAGATGCTGGCGTGTGCATTTTGTCCTGTTGTAAAATAATCTTCGACGATGTTGTAGCCGCTGCTGTTGCATATGCCGGCGAACATCGAGTAGCCGATATTTCCGGTGTTGCTCCCGTCTTTGATGTTGCGGTCCGTCCAGAAGGTAGCCACATCTTTCTGAGTTGCGGCGAAAGCATTTCCGGGGTTTACAATATTTTCACCCCAGTCTCTGAATTCTCGGAGAACCGTGCCTTTTGCACATGAAGGGTTGCCACTTCCTTCCTGGCAACTCTCGGTATTGCTGTCGGCGATAAACTCATTGCTGGTGCATTCGTAAATCAGTGTAAGCTTGTACTCCACGTTAAATTCCTGCTCCCAGAAATCAGAAACCAGATTCAGGCGCGCGGTGATCTCGGTCTCTGCTGCAGTCGTGCTTCCTATACGGCTTTTGAATGACTGGTCGTAGGCCACTGCCATTTCGGTGCATTTTGTAGCGGCTGAAGTTCTTCCGGCGGGAATGTATTCAGCGACGTCCGGTTTGCTATCACGGCTTTGCGTGCAGATTGCTTTTTCTCCGGCCAGAACATCCGTCATTTTGTAAACCACAAATTCGTTTGCCGGAGCAGTGACTTCAAAATGCTGCAGGGGTTCGATATAATAGGTGTCATCTTCCTGTTGGATATAACCCGCGATATAGTGCTCCCGAATGGTCATCACTACATGATTGCCTGGAGTGTCTCCTTCATATCCTCTGTATGTAAAGGCCGGCGTGGAAGGCATGGTGATAACGCCGTGTCCCGTGTTGACCTTCATTTCATAAGAAGCGGCCCGGATGTCATGCACATGTAAATGAAGTTCCCAGGTATGCGTTTCCAGTTGCAGGTTAAATGTGAGGTTGCCGGTTGGCGTTTTGCGCGACAATGCTGAAATGGAAGGAACATCCAATTGGTATACCTGGTACGTTTTAAACACTTTTTCCAATCCCAGGTATTGATGTTCTTGTGTTTTGCCTTCACCCTTCAGAATCCCTTTGA
Protein-coding sequences here:
- a CDS encoding PKD domain-containing protein translates to MKKMIASLIVGVFSLMTYAQQNQNVLPAFKGILKGEGKTQEHQYLGLEKVFKTYQVYQLDVPSISALSRKTPTGNLTFNLQLETHTWELHLHVHDIRAASYEMKVNTGHGVITMPSTPAFTYRGYEGDTPGNHVVMTIREHYIAGYIQQEDDTYYIEPLQHFEVTAPANEFVVYKMTDVLAGEKAICTQSRDSKPDVAEYIPAGRTSAATKCTEMAVAYDQSFKSRIGSTTAAETEITARLNLVSDFWEQEFNVEYKLTLIYECTSNEFIADSNTESCQEGSGNPSCAKGTVLREFRDWGENIVNPGNAFAATQKDVATFWTDRNIKDGSNTGNIGYSMFAGICNSSGYNIVEDYFTTGQNAHASIWIHELGHTWNAIHVQDNAQYMMSPSIYGNNSTAPTNRTVTSGTRSRIEAHRDSRSCLDEGCTVNVPPVADFETINKNKCTGVVSFGDQSTNSPNQWLWDFGDGQTSSSQNPTHTYASSGTYTVKLTATNSIGSDSETKAAYITISLLKNAPSTADLILCPSEAPELTATGNYGGNLVWYDSNTGGNVVGTGSPVTINPRPTVTTTYYVEEQSAGGVPDNVGMVNNAVSNNGGYYSTTEEGLVFDALKDITLKSVKVYVNIGGNKTFKLTTSGGTVLETFTGPIAAGEHRVNLNWNISAGTGYKLLAAANNDLYREKGTGITYPYSDGSGYVSITCNTYDANDCNGFYYYFYDWEVSGQSCSSPRATATIEVKSDQDPECTSTGDNNPGHSTALPAMWLFPNPTDGAFRVEVSNIQGTVDIEVFNVLGKKVYETNSRVDGDGVFPIYLNENPGLYFIRVSSGESRLISPVMIK